In one Parus major isolate Abel chromosome 13, Parus_major1.1, whole genome shotgun sequence genomic region, the following are encoded:
- the C13H5orf47 gene encoding uncharacterized protein C5orf47 homolog — protein sequence MPAAPPQRERARRARPPVQFVYVSSFGSHRSSAVIHLGRGRWQSPGQSSPGRAGAPRAAPEPRAGPSPEGRAGSGEGRAGSRSSSGDPQEAKADVFDFPVPSRNVDKVIKRKKKKSKVWHKVWKVISRMLEENERFRSRLMTCSRVDGEGSDTIQRSQNGAYLDRDESIFGWV from the exons AtgcccgcggccccgccgcagAGGGAGCGCGCTCGCCGCGCCCGCCCGCCCGTGCAGTTCGTGTACGTGAGCAGCTTCGGTTCGCACCGCAGCAGCGCCGTGATCCACCTGGGCCGGGGCCGCTGGCAGAGCCCCGGGCAGAGCtccccgggccgggctggggccCCGAGGGCCGCCCCGGAGCCGCGGGCCGGGCCCAGCCCCGAGGGGCGAGCGGGGAGCGGCGAGGGCAGAGCCGGCAGCCGCAGCAGCAGCG GTGACCCTCAAGAGGCTAAGGCTGACGTTTTTGACTTTCCTGTCCCTTCAAGAAACGTTGATAAAGTCATTAAAcgaaagaagaaaaag TCCAAAGTCTGGCACAAGGTATGGAAAGTGATTTCAAGAATGCTtgaggaaaatgaaaggttCAGAAGTCGACTGATGACCTGCAGCCGGGTTGATGGAGAAG GCTCTGACACGATCCAGAGGTCACAGAATGGGGCATACCTGGACAGG gatGAGTCCATCTTTGGCTGGGTttag